The DNA region GCCTCCAATTATAAtccatttcaaaaaaaaataaaaaaaaaatataatgttcatacttaaataatatacacggacttataaaataacaaaattatttttaatagtatatattatgaatattttaattataattggaAAAATTGAATGTTATGGAGtgattgataattaaatattattctatttaaattaaattaaagaacaCACCAAATTCTTGAATACTTGTAAacattgaattataatattaaagaaataaaattaaactgaaacaaagtaaaataataataagataaattttCACCAAATAGTGAAGCTATTTTAGCAATTagcattaataattaatacaatcATTGTGACAATAAGTATTGTttgtcttaaaaaaaattccaacttaaaattaactaattaaggtgttttttctctttcatttggtataaatttGTTGGatgatcaaaattatttttactgtattaatgcatttaaaatttaagtcttataaattgaattaacccttaaaatcttaagattttataatCTTAAAGTATACTAATTAGTTTCACTTAacgattttaaattttcaatcttaaaattttacgggtttataaattatttcaatttataattttacaaaaataaaataaataaactcataTAATTGATTGTGTTCGGGTTATTGTTGGCAAACTCTTGATGGCAAATTAAGATTTTAACTAACTTAGTAATTTAGAGTAAGagttaattacaattttaagaaaattatattttaaataacttagtaAATTAGAGTGATTttagccaaaaaaaaaaaaaaaaaaaaacaattttcttaCTTATAACTAAATTCCAAACAAggccttttttatttttttttagataaatgagacaaataaaattatatatataacattttattttaataaattatatatatgacattttattttaatattcaattttctctttttctcgAGAGAGGAAGTGTGACTATCAGCATATCCGAACTCAAATATCCTTGAAAGAATTTACATTTTTTGTGATCTTCCTTATTGCCAACATACACTCAAAAAAGAACTTAGACCTTCAAATTAGCAAAATGTCCTCAATGATATCCAAAGCAACAAATATACATTACATTTTACAACCTACGCTTTcagaatttaaaaaagaaaaaaagtaataatctCGGCTTCTTTCTTGAAAAATCGTGTCACGACCCTAATTTAGAACCAGAGAGCCGAATTGAACTTAAACAAAGTATCAATGGAGTAAAATCCTAGCACATAACAACCAGCAAGGAAGATGAACCATGCATATGTAAATATATGTAGAGCTATTCCACACCCAAAGTGTTTCCATCCAGCTCCAGAATTCACCAGCAGCATCCACATTTCCAAAACCTCCGTAAAGCCCTTTCACGATCATATATGCAATTGGAGGGCAACCAATGAAAAATAACATCAGATTACAGGCCGCTTTTAACTCAAATCTCAATGGAGAAGCCAACAAACACATCGGCACGATCAATAGAGCGCCAATTTCAGCTGTGGAGAAGTTAATGACAGACATTAAACATAGTCCAATTGTTGCAGCTGAAATTGTAGCTGATTTCAGAAGAACCCAATCTTCTTTCTCTGTTTTATGAAAGCCCGGAAGCAAATACAAGACGAGAAGACTGATGGCTGAAAGAAGAAACCAGATTAAGACTCTGGAAGTTTGAGAATAATCGGGTAGTTGGCAGATGAAATAAGGAAGCAACATGACGACAGCACCCCATAGGTGAACAACAAACATTGTTCTAACTGCGGATAGCCATTTCCACGACTTAAAGGTCTCAACAGAAGTGTCTTTAACTTTTCCTGAAGGAGAACTCTCTTTATGAGCATTGATATAAAGAGAAGCGGCGACTATTGGAAGGGGAGCTACAATGAGTCCAAAGGCTACCATGTATACTCCAACTGATACAAATTTGCCAGGCGATGTTAGAAGGTAGAGGAAAAATGACTGATGAAATTTCTCAAGAAGATTATTTACTGATCGGACAATGCCTTCCACTAACCTGCATTTTAGTGAACATACAAGCGCAGCTTTAGTTTAAGACTAAACATGAAAGGATTTGTTTGAGTTGGATTATGATTGAACTTTTAGGTGATtttgtgataaaaaatatttgaataatagatATCTTTGTACCATGACATGCATAATACATCAAGaattgtttgatgtaggttttcttattttaaataaaccgATTTTCTGGAGAGGAAAAATCTTGGTTGATGAaaaagtgggttatttgggttaaattatcctttgtatttaatattaaaaatgtaataaaaataactaaggtaatttggttgatgattttaatgatgatgggataagggttatttggattaaatccgAATAACCCTTCATCAATCAAGGCCCAAATTTAAGGTCAAAGGTGGCATAATTTTATAGAAGTTTAATCCAAAATCAGCTTGTGCCAAATTTCAAATACATATTTTGAGTATCAACATTGTGAGCAAACTATTGTTTCAGCAGGAATTAAGAATATCCTAATCACCTGCCACTACGCAGAAGAAACTCCTTTTGCCTGGCTTTATTACTGAAAGAAACTTTTGTCGAAATTTCCATTGTAATGGCATCAATTTGATAATCGCGGAATGCACCATGGGAACCAGTAGGAACACCCAATGCCTGATAGCATAATGCAAAAACCTGTGAATAAATTATCCTCCGCAAACATCTAATCTACCTAACTGACAATCGATAACTAAAATGCATACAAGCCCTTCTATCCAGACTCTCTTACAGTAAAAGAAAACGTGGACCGTAATTACCTGGTTATACAATGAGCTAGCAAGTGTAACAGCGCCATCAATATAATCTGTTGCAGGAATGCCAAACTTCCACTGGGGATTTAAACTTTTCGCAAGTTTACCAATTGTTTCAAAGATTTGACCCATGACTTTAAGAAACAGGGAGTTTAGCAAGGACGAGAACTTATCCACTTTAACACGAAATCCTTGCCCGTGTACAGCCAAATAGTTCACAATGTTGATGAGGTCAAGATTTGGCATTTGTCCATTAGATGCCTCGGCATAAATACTGAGTGTATCAACTTCTACACTTTTATCTGAAACCTTGATAACCAAAGCAGCACCCATTGTCCCAGCACGCCTAAATGTCTCAGATACAACATCTCTAAAATTGGGTGAATGATAATCTCTTAGCCAGGCAGCAACTGAGTCATACTCACCATGCGTTGAATCAGCAGCAACCCATATTATATCTTTGGCTAGCCAAGTCACACGGGAAAGTAGAGAAAAAACTGACGATGCAATTCCTAATAATAAAGCTTCTGCATTAGTTACCCTCATAGAATTATAAGGCGACACTATAACAATAGCCTCTTTCCCATCGCCCTGCGGTGCTCTTATAATGGCAACAACATTAACGTTATAGGATACAGAACTTTGATTCTCCTGGACTATCCCAATATTAGGGCTAGAGAAAAAATGAAGTGGATGAAACTTATTCGAGGTAGGCTGAAATTTGTGATAACTAACTTCAGCACCAAGATAGGCCATATGTTTTCGTAATATACTTGGTATTTCCCTGTTTAAAGAACATAACAAATTCATATATGACATGACTATACGAACAATGAGTTGCCCCTAAGAAAGGAAGAAATCAACTTACAAGTCTGACCTTGTTTCCTTGGAGCTAGACTTGGTTAAATCAGTTATCAATTTATTTGCCTCTAAAACATCTTTGGTGGAGAGCATGGGACTGGCTGAACCTGCAGACAACAGTATTGCAGAAAGATTGAAAATTGTTTGGTATTTAGATTGAACATGTCAGGCATTTACTGAATCTGAATGTAACAGTTTAAATTACAATACCAACAGCCCTAAAAAGACATTCATTTCTGTATTCATAGTGATTTCCAATGAATTTATAGTTTCACTGACCAGGCATTAAGGCATTCTCAGATATGTAAGTTTTTTTGGCAAGAACAGGCAGCAAAAGAAGAGCCAAGACACCGGCGGCGAAGCAAACGACACTGTAAGGGAATAATTTAGTCAAAATTGGTTAGTAAAATTAGTTAATCGACTAGCTAGGTCAGAAAGGGATGAACTGATGAGAACCTGAGAAGGATACTATGAGAGATGAGGAAGATCCCGATACGGACGATCGGCCTAGATTTCGGCCTGAGAGGCTCGACGACTTCCGCCATGGTTCTTGACGTCGTTAGCATGCGATTTGCTTAGTTAGTTCACTTTGGGTGGATCCATTTTTCGGGCCTCGTAGATCTAGTGTTTCGGCCTTGTTTGTTTCAATTCCTAACAAACTCATTGCAATaacttatttatctttttttttttgtcagcTATTTATTTTATTCGAAATTCTAGaatataactttattataatttataaattaatattttttcgttCAAATTAGTAAAACAAATTACAAGCTTGTGAACAACATCAAGTTTTATTATGACCAATATAATAGAGGAATAAAAGATAACTAATCTAAACAATCGCAAGCGCCtctacatattttataaaaacctAGAGGAGTAGACACTGAATAAAAGCACAATCACGTATCGATTTGTAAGGTTTCAATCTTCTTATATTGTATAAGTAATTTTCTTGTGGTGCACTTGTTTTTTCTACCACAAGCGTGTAAGacattaaaaaaagataatttttctgtctaaaaataaattaacaaataatttttttaatttatattcaccTAGtctataactaatttaaaacatGAATTTTATTAGTTTGATAGATttgatatgaaatatattagaaagtTATGTAATTgctcttataaatattttttaaattgtggTAGAGAATGAGATTGAAGATATTTATAGAAATGGTCAATAACAATTGAAAGAAAAGCTTAACTCAAAACTATCTTTGTCATGGTGTAAATTAAATGATGTTGGGGGCATATTGATGATGAAGTTGGGCATATTCAATCATCtaagatttttgaaataaagatTTCAACATGCATCTTTGGACTTAATAAGTGGCCACTGGGTTAAAAGCTTAATGCTCTGCCAACTAAACTATACACCCATAAACCATACGGCATAAAGTGTTAAACAGGACAAATGAACAcagttttattatctttaatcgtACTGCCTTCTTATacaatatttctatttttgtataataGTTTCagtaaataagaaattatatgtatttaatttcCCTCGCAAAGACATTCACGAACAATTGATCATTTCTCTTCTATGAGATATTTACTTTTAAGCATTTGGAACCATTCATTGAAATAGTCGAGCCTTTAATGTCTTTATTGCTTCTGTGACTATGAAGCAAATTTATCTGTGGAGGTGTAGAACATGGACCCCAGTCCCTTGCACTACTCAAGTAAGTGTGCGACTCTGTATGAGGACCTCCTTCCCTTCTTCCCACTCTCCGATCCGAATCAGAGCTCCTCTCTCCCTGTTTTCTTTGCCTTGCTATATTATTAGGAAAACTCGTTCTTCAATTGAACAGAAAGCCTTAACGGGCTGATCAATCAGGTTCACCCCTTAAACAAATTGGAGCCTTCCCTTTCAAACCTGCTTGCTTTCTTGATTCAATTTCGTACTTGGTTTGATCGCACCGTAGATGAAGCTTTTCAAATCCTCCTAGCCATTATTCTGTTGAAAATGATTCAATGGACTCTAGAACGAATTCCCGTCAACGAGAATTAATTATTAGGGACAGAAAGACCAGTAGTAAAATcactcaaaaataaatttcattaagaTAAGACGCGATTGATCTTTCAATATGCTAGCTTCAACCTTCATGAATCTATTTTTACTCTTTCATTCtgattatagtgaaatttgttgTAATCTTTTATGGAAGAAGGTtgatagacaaaataaataatttaattcaaaaataaataaaaataattaagagtatATTTTACGTTTTATAGTTATACTTTTATTTCTAACGCTAATTGTggaactttttttatttaactttgtttttttataattaattatttaaattactcTGAATAATTGGTGAGTAAGTTAATTCTGAATTGTGTTGACCAGTCGTccatcaatttaaaaaattaaataaaaatgtgatatataaaattttaactaattaagttaataatactttatattttaaattttaaatttcaattcaaaattaataaatattcgACATTTCTATtcaactaataatattttaaatttatttatataatttatttttttatatatataataattcatatataattgttaatcatataaattatatatattcatacatacaattataaaataaagtcacATAATGGTTAAACATTTATTATCTATAATAAAGATCGAGATTAATTTGAATCACACCCAGTACAAATTTATAATCATCATAAAGAggaaataagaaaataagaaatatgtTGGTTTGCGAAATTGAGTTCgcacacaaaaaaaaactatgaaaATAACATTGTTTGCTTATTTGGTTGTAAACAATCTTTCTTTTACAACcattttttttacgattttttatttttcataaaattcatTCTTAAATATTAAGGATGATAGGATAACTTTTGTTATCTATGATAacttttgtttattaaattaaagtcttaaaatatattgactttaaatttaaaattaagattatttattttataaatttaattttaatttattttgtatgtaaaacatttaaaatttgatttttattttccgGTGCAACACAAGTTGcacactattttaatttatataattcaaatctaAAAGAGCCttccttaaaaatatattaagttaaaattaataattaaaattttgaagaattgtttaggtttattgaTTGAATTAATAAGTGATTTCTAACCAGTAGTAAATATTtaggaaaataataaaaatacacaaATGTACAAATACAAATACTTGTTGAAGTTGGATATGATATAACTcatagtatttattttatctgaattttaatttaaataagaaaataattatttttttttctcttgaggttcaaaaatataaatttataataatttataaattaataatttttcgtTCAAACTAGTAAATCAAATTACAAATTTGTGAACAACATAAACTTTTATTATgacaaatataataaagaaaacaacattaactattataaacaaaaacaatcGCAAGTGCCTTTGCATATTTTATAACAACGTGGAGGGAGTGGACActtgatgcagcgtgcgtggctaggatgaatctttatcaagattcgttgattcttacgaataccgaaagtcgatagatattgaggaaacctcgttttctgattaataatcttcttttttttctcacaatggaataccttcagggtatttataggacttacacgtattaaattaggaattacgtctaattacaatttaattacactaatttaggatattccttccataacaagaatatccctacttaatttagaatatcccttgtaatctcttccttaattagaatatatattataatcctttccttgattagaatatatcttccaatcccttccttaattagattatcttccaatctcttcgactcgcaccgcatcattccccccagggtagaaaagattcgtcctcgaatctggaaccgcatcatcctcatcagaagaagactcacccacaaaaggaacaagatgcttcacattgaacacatcagaggtacgcacatggctgggaaggcgtaaacgataagcattggggttgatcttctccacaatctcaacaggaccaatcttcttagcagcaagcttgctatattcatgagctggaaaacgatccttagtcagaatagcccacacaaagtcaccaacttcaaaatcaacagcacgccttctcgaatcagccttctccttgtacttggcagtagcagcaaccaagcggtcatgagtggtctgatgaacctgagccaactgaccaacaaaatccgcagtagtggaatgaggacgcaccttgctgggcagcgctaacaaatcaagaggagcacgcggagacagcccgtaaatcacatggaaaggactgaaaccagtggagcgattaacagcatgattgtgagcaaacttcccaatgaaagggcgaagagcctggttcatcatacgcataaaggtgctaggagcattcgacagaccacacggcataaccagccactcatataagccctcacgagtcttaaaggcagtcttccactcatcacccatgcgaatacgaatctgatggtatccactcttgagatccagtttgctaaacacagaagcaccacccaactgttccaacaagtcatccaaccggggaataggaaaccgataacgcactgtaatcttgttgatagcacgactatcaatgcacatacgccaagacccatcctttttgggggtaagaagggccgggacagcacagggactaaggctctctcgaatgtgtcccttagccagcaagtcctccacctgtctacgcaactcttcatgttctttgggactcatgcggtaatgaggacggttgggtagggcagcacctggaaccaagtcaatgtgatgctggatatcacgcaaatGAGGCAAGGCataaggcagattctcaggaaaaatatctgcaaactcctgtaacagcggctgcactggaataggcacctcagaactagcaccacaggtaatcagcgaacaaaatagagcaaacaccatgcccgattcgaccatggcggtctgaaaaggaccccgagacaacaaggtggtagggggggacgcatgatgagtggggacagcacccttcttgggctgatttggcatcaacacaatcttggtaccatgaaataagaacgtgtaggtattagcacgcccatcatgtataacagaatgatcaaactgccaagggcgaccaagtaaaaggtgacaagcatccataggaaccacatca from Impatiens glandulifera chromosome 5, dImpGla2.1, whole genome shotgun sequence includes:
- the LOC124937749 gene encoding glycosylphosphatidylinositol anchor attachment 1 protein-like, with the translated sequence MLTTSRTMAEVVEPLRPKSRPIVRIGIFLISHSILLSVVCFAAGVLALLLLPVLAKKTYISENALMPGSASPMLSTKDVLEANKLITDLTKSSSKETREIPSILRKHMAYLGAEVSYHKFQPTSNKFHPLHFFSSPNIGIVQENQSSVSYNVNVVAIIRAPQGDGKEAIVIVSPYNSMRVTNAEALLLGIASSVFSLLSRVTWLAKDIIWVAADSTHGEYDSVAAWLRDYHSPNFRDVVSETFRRAGTMGAALVIKVSDKSVEVDTLSIYAEASNGQMPNLDLINIVNYLAVHGQGFRVKVDKFSSLLNSLFLKVMGQIFETIGKLAKSLNPQWKFGIPATDYIDGAVTLASSLYNQALGVPTGSHGAFRDYQIDAITMEISTKVSFSNKARQKEFLLRSGRLVEGIVRSVNNLLEKFHQSFFLYLLTSPGKFVSVGVYMVAFGLIVAPLPIVAASLYINAHKESSPSGKVKDTSVETFKSWKWLSAVRTMFVVHLWGAVVMLLPYFICQLPDYSQTSRVLIWFLLSAISLLVLYLLPGFHKTEKEDWVLLKSATISAATIGLCLMSVINFSTAEIGALLIVPMCLLASPLRFELKAACNLMLFFIGCPPIAYMIVKGLYGGFGNVDAAGEFWSWMETLWVWNSSTYIYICMVHLPCWLLCARILLH